GGATATGGTTGCGTGTGGACGTGGCGAACAGGACCGCCGATACGAAAGACTGGTCGTTCTTCGTCCACGCCAATTTCACCCAGCGGATCGCCGTCTACCGGATCGGTGCCGGCGGCGAAAGCGTCACGCTCCTCGATCTCGACACGCAAAGCCCGTTCACCGCACGTCCGGTCGACTATCCCCAGATGGTCGCGCCCTTCGCACTGGCACCCGGCGAGGCGGCGACGCTTCTCGTGGCCTATTATTCGCAAGGGGCGTCGCGGCTTCCGATGTCGGTGGAAACGCCGGAGAGCTTCGCCGTCCAGGCCCGGCTGAACGCCGCCAAGAACTATGTCTTCTACGGGATGATGGGCATCCTCATCGCCGCGGCGCTGCTCGCGCTGGTGATGTTCCGGCAGATGGTCTTCGCCGCCTACGCGGCCTATCTGCTCTCGGTGTTCCTCTATGTCGCGCATGCCGACGGCATCGCCTTCCAGTACCTCTGGCCGTACTGGCCAGGGTTCAACTCGATGGCCTCCGTCGTGGTCGGATCCGGAGTCATGGTCTTCGGCGGCCTGTTCGCGATGGCCATCCTGCAGACCGCCGTCCACCATCCGCGCATGCACCGCGTCCTGCAGACCGTCGTCGGATCGGTCCTCCTCCTCGACGTCGTGCTCTGGGCCATCGATCCGCAATTGCTGAAGCGCTTGCTGGTCATCATGATCTCGATCACCACGATGACGCTGCTCGTCGCGGGCCTGGTCGCGGCACGGACGCGCTTCCGCGAGGTGCGCTTCTACGTCCTCGGCTGGCTCGCGACGGTCATTCCCTCCGGCCTGTTCACGGCGCGGCACACCTTCGGCCTCGAGCCGGAGCGGTTCAACCTGTACGACGCGGTGCGCATCGCACTCGTCTTCGAGGCCATGATGATGGGCCTCGCGATCGTCGACCGGTTCAACCAGCTGCGCCAGTCGCGGCGGCTGGCCCTGGAGGAGAACCTCGCGGAGGCCCGGCGCAACCTCGCGCTCGGCGAGCGTCTGGCGCTGCTGGAGGAGCGCTACGCCCAGGCGCGGGCGCTGGAGCGGCGGCGGGCCGAGAGTGCCATGGACACGGCTCATGATCTCCGCCAGCCGATGCACGCCCTGCGGCTTTCCGTCCGGCAGATGTTCCTGGATCAGGCCGACAGGAACATGGATGCGGCGCAGATCGAGGCTGCCCTCGACTACATGGAACGGCTGGTCGCCGAGCGGCTGGTCGACGATGGCGATACGGTCTCTGCCGATCGTCCGTTCCCG
The nucleotide sequence above comes from Aquibium microcysteis. Encoded proteins:
- a CDS encoding sensor histidine kinase; the protein is MVVRNEDVLPHRSAPAPVWSGVLRFLIPLVLSMLMTLLAAPAEADDRGPLILSGPADIDMLARHFEYVLDHDWTLEVDDFVEPAAVAMQPLPGPVPDFGYTPARIWLRVDVANRTADTKDWSFFVHANFTQRIAVYRIGAGGESVTLLDLDTQSPFTARPVDYPQMVAPFALAPGEAATLLVAYYSQGASRLPMSVETPESFAVQARLNAAKNYVFYGMMGILIAAALLALVMFRQMVFAAYAAYLLSVFLYVAHADGIAFQYLWPYWPGFNSMASVVVGSGVMVFGGLFAMAILQTAVHHPRMHRVLQTVVGSVLLLDVVLWAIDPQLLKRLLVIMISITTMTLLVAGLVAARTRFREVRFYVLGWLATVIPSGLFTARHTFGLEPERFNLYDAVRIALVFEAMMMGLAIVDRFNQLRQSRRLALEENLAEARRNLALGERLALLEERYAQARALERRRAESAMDTAHDLRQPMHALRLSVRQMFLDQADRNMDAAQIEAALDYMERLVAERLVDDGDTVSADRPFPPGGESEPAAPAHGAEPGEPGLHDVLRGTADMFASEAQARGIELRLVLAAPDAAVAAYPLMRIVANLVSNAIKYTPEGRVVIGLRRHGPGHRVEIHDTGPGLSGTVFEDALNRGRRLERDRSTAEGSGLGLAVVRETAAAHGWRVTACDGRRTGASIRIELSGGPARVIEPEFPAGEPTFRGVAPARRDDGAATAAPLPAPAATA